From a region of the Panthera uncia isolate 11264 chromosome B1, Puncia_PCG_1.0, whole genome shotgun sequence genome:
- the NEIL2 gene encoding endonuclease 8-like 2, translating into MPEGPSVRKFHHLVSPFVGQQVVKTGGSSKKLNPASFQSLWLLDNQVHGKKLFLRFDPDEELGSLGNNSLPEPLQEGVKKEEAEDQKQALKPSSREINRSSQSLECVVPSGDNGLECLRGDTPAEGAERWLQVSFGLFGSIWMNEFSRAKKANKRGDWRDPIPRLVLYFGGGGFLAFYNCQMAWSPSPVVIPASDILSEKFHRARALEALSQEQPVCYTLLDQRYFSGLGNIIKNEALYRAGIHPLSLGSLLSPPHLEALVDHVVEFSAAWLRGKFQGKQQHTQVYQKEQCPVGHQVMKEAFGPPGGFQRLTWWCPQCQPRLPPDEQEQGQLS; encoded by the exons ATGCCAGAAGGACCATCTGTGAGGAAGTTCCACCACTTGGTCTCCCCCTTTGTGGGGCAGCAGGTGGTCAAGACAGGGGGCAGCAGTAAGAAGCTAAACCCTGCCAGCTTTCAGTCCCTGTGGCTCCTAGACAACCAG gtcCATGGAAAGAAATTATTCCTTAGATTTGATCCAGATGAAGAACTTGGGTCCCTTGGCAACAACTCACTACCGGAGCCTCTGCAGGAAGGAGTGAAGAAGGAAGAGGCTGAGGACCAAAAGCAGGCCTTGAAGCCCAGCAGCCGGGAAATCAACCGGTCCTCTCAGTCCCTGGAGTGTGTTGTTCCCAGTGGAGACAACGGTTTGGAGTGTTTGCGGGGAGACACTCCCGCAGAAGGTGCTGAGAGGTGGCTGCAGGTCAGCTTTGGTTTATTTGGCAGCATTTGGATGAACGAGTTCTCCAGAGCGAAGAAAGCAAACAAGAGGGGTGACTGGAGGGACCCCATTCCAAG gtTGGTCCTGTACTTTGGCGGTGGCGGCTTCCTGGCATTTTATAATTGTCAGATGGCTTGGAGCCCTTCCCCGGTGGTCATACCCGCTTCTGACATCTTGTCCGAGAAGTTCCATCGAGCACGAGCCTTGGAAGCTCTGAGCCAGGAGCAGCCTGTCTGCTATACACTGCTGGACCAAAGATACTTCTCTGGTTTAG ggaACATCATTAAGAACGAAGCCTTGTACAGAGCTGGGATCCATCCCCTTTCTCTTGGTTCCCTCCTCAGTCCTCCACATCTGGAGGCCCTGGTGGATCACGTGGTGGAGTTCAGTGCCGCCTGGCTTCGGGGCAAGTTCCAGGGCAAACAGCAGCACACGCAGGTCTACCAGAAGGAGCAGTGCCCCGTTGGGCACCAGGTTATGAAAGAGGCATTTGGGCCTCCAGGCGGCTTCCAGAGGCTCACCTGGTGGTGCCCGCAGTGCCAGCCCAGGCTGCCACCTGATGAGCAAGAGCAGGGCCAGCTCTCCTAA